One part of the Candida albicans SC5314 chromosome R, complete sequence genome encodes these proteins:
- the SEC65 gene encoding RNA-binding signal recognition particle subunit (Component of the protein-targeting Signal Recognition Particle (SRP); similar to mammalian Srp19; functional homolog of S. cerevisiae Sec65; Tbf1-induced) — MSNNKRPVLEEVDDDDIDNMDMDIAEFDPSLTTPIAPKRPEPTVVRSQDSEPSLFPNIPLNQVQPPPKQASSRNGIMDPNSFTEEEKKQFDQFQIIYPCYFDINRSHKQGRRVSIDRAVENPLATTISDTCRRLGLPVFLELDKTHPQDFGNPGRVKVLFKAVFDNGKLINPKLQTKRVLFNVIAEYLSEHPTTLESIGPKSGVPRPPEFENEFQPEEIPKVKGFKMNTIVPIHSNLTLKHPMTKHIYDPEPETPAAGKPNVPKIPKKKVMKIRG; from the coding sequence AtgtcaaataataaaaggCCAGTATTAGAGgaagttgatgatgatgacatCGACAATATGGACATGGATATTGCTGAATTTGATCCAAGTTTGACTACACCAATAGCACCAAAAAGACCAGAGCCAACAGTAGTACGTTCTCAAGATTCAGAACCATCATTATTTCCAAACATTCCTTTGAATCAAGTGCAACCTCCACCGAAACAAGCATCTAGTAGAAATGGAATAATGGATCCTAATTCGTTtacagaagaagaaaagaaacaatttgatcaatttcaaatcatatATCCGTGTTATTTTGATATAAATCGTTCCCATAAACAAGGTAGAAGAGTCAGTATTGATAGGGCAGTGGAGAATCCATTAGCAACAACCATTTCCGATACTTGCAGGAGACTTGGGTTGCCAGTGTTTTTAGAATTAGATAAAACTCATCCACAAGATTTTGGTAACCCCGGTAGAGTAAAAGTGTTGTTTAAAGCTGTTTTCGATAATGGGAAACTCATTAATCCAAAAttacaaacaaaaagagttttatttaatgtTATTGCCGAATATTTAAGTGAACATCCAACTACATTAGAATCAATTGGTCCAAAAAGTGGTGTTCCTCGTCCAcctgaatttgaaaatgaattccAACCAGAAGAAATTCCTAAAGTTAAAGGATTTAAAATGAATACTATAGTGCCTATACATTCAAATTTGACATTGAAACATCCAATGACAAAACACATTTATGATCCAGAACCAGAAACTCCAGCTGCTGGTAAACCGAATGTTCCGAAAATcccaaaaaagaaagtaatgaaaataaGAGGTTAA